The genomic stretch taaaagatatttttttgttaacgtttttaattttttaaatattttaattttaatttttttattcttaatattttttatttggtttaaaattatttttgaattgaTTTTATTCCTTAACTAATTAGATGAagttaacattttaaaataaatcgAAGCTGTTGTGAAtagaattaaataaaataaaattttaaaaatattttttttaattataaaagttagatacaaaaattataagttatcattttttattatatatatatatatatatatatatatatatatatatatgaattaacTTACGAATTAATGAAATGAGATTATCATATTTAATAGAGTAAATATCCAATCTGATTCTTGTCTATTTTTACGAAGGATATAGCGATTTTTGTCTTAAAAAATGGGACACTTCGACTCTCAACCTTTTTATTTTGGGACAATATGATATTTCtgttaaaaaatttgttaaataataacaaaaattagttttgtgaaaattttatttgtattttgtggaggttttaaacctccacaaactattaataagtttgtttttgaaaaattctttcACCAATGATAGTTAAGTGAAGAAAAATCATTGATTAAAATAATGTCGCAAAAAAAGTAATTGTAGTACAATAccttttaaaggaaaaaaataatacctaataaaaaataaaagaagagaactTTAATGTTAATAATATTGGTATTGGTGATGATGACGGTAGAggagatgatgataatgatagAATATGATttcacaataaaaataataaaggtAGGAGTGATAATAATAAGCATGAAGAAGATAGTGGTAATAATGGTAGTAATTGATTAtattattgaaaagaattttgaGGGGTTTAAAACCGccacaaaattaatttttgttattatttaataattcttTTAGCAGAGAGATCATATTGtcccaaaataaaaagattGAGGAAAGAAGTGTCTATTTTTTTTGGACGAAAATCAAGTTATCTTTCGTAAAAATGGATAAAAATTGGATTGAGTCTTTACTCTATTTAATATATGAATTTAAATTCGCactaaaattcaattcacaagCTTATGTACTAAGTTTATCGAACTATATCCAACAAATATATGTTATCTCtagattaaaaattttaaaaatattatttatatattaaaattagggCTGACAATGGGTAGGGTAGGATAGGGTAAGGTTTGGATCCAATCCTGatccaaccctaaccctactcgcaggttaatatttttatataaacttaACCATAATCCTATCCGTTATTAATTTGCGGGTATCTGGCCTTACCCGCGAATTACAAAAAAGATACaacattattatataacttgatgataatttaaaataaaactgaattttatgtaaaaaaaaattaaattatcaattaacgATTTTTTTAGTGACAAAATCTTTTGCATTCGCACAAGAGCCCTACCCGCACCCTACCCACTACGGATCGTATTGGCATAGAATAAAGTCGAATTGGGTACACGCAGATTAGATATATATTGCCACtcctaattaaaattaactactatatttttatattaatatatttaatttaattaattttaatatatattttatattttaatatatattttacgcaaataactaattttagtggtacatgattgaaaaaatttgagtatATATCCATTTTGGTCCTTAAAGAATTTCAGACTGGACACTTTAgtccccaactaaaattaattactcgattggtccCTAACAATTAATTCCATCAGTCACTTAAGTCCTTGACTCCGTTAACTCTAACGgaggacaaaatagtccctgacaagtgacaactctaacaggggacaaaatggtccctgatcTTCTCTGTTCGGAAACGATATTGTTCTCTCATAATTTtcatcatatctcgcataacacTAGCAGTTTAACACTGTAACTTCAAACTACAGAATGCACACTCTATAAATTTAATGTTCACAAGAAAAAATCCTCAACTTGTTCTCAACTAATTCATACTCAGGAAAATAATGCCTACGTCTCTCAACTAGTTATCGTCTTCAATGGATCCCATGAATCTAGACAGCAAGTCTGATTTGTTAAGACCCGTCGTCATCGTTGCCATCTCCCTCCTCTTCTGCCCTATCATCTCCATGACCACATTATCCACCACTCCGATCGCTTCCTTTAGCTTCTTCTCTGACCCAATGCTCAGTAATCGCTTCAGTTTCCATATGAGCGGCAACGACGACATTGTTCGTTGTACTAATAACTTGGATGCGAGGTCGAAACTGTCTGCCAAGTTAGACTCTGGAaaagaaggaatgaagcactcggtgtctatttcaaatgagaatTTGTATATGATGTCGAAGGAGAATCTTCTCATGATGTCCTAATGTCCAACAATCTATATTACTTGTCAAAGAGTGGAGAAAGGCGTGCCTTTGGAGTAGTTGTGGAACTTGGTGTTGAGTGGAACTTGGTGTTGAGGATGTCGTGGACGTGTCAGGGTTGGAGGTGATGTTATCGAAGACGTGAAAGTGAATGCTTTTGATGAGTGAAgtgcagaggaggtggatgtacCGGTCACAAATATTTAGGAAGTGTGTGGTCTATGGCATGTTGAGCTAGGTGCGACACGTGTGACAATCACACCATGACTTAATCTTGGAGATaaagaggaggaaggaaaagatgGAAAAAAAGACTGTGAAGGTGAAGAAGGAGAATATGAATATTAGGGTTATGCGAGATACGATAAAAATTGGGAAAGAACAGTGTCGTTTTCGAATAAAGGAGTTATGGATCATTTTATCCCTTATTAGAGTTTTCAAGGACTATTTTGTCCTCCATTAGAGTTGTCAGAGACTATTTTATCATCCGTTAGAATTAACGAAGTAAAGAACCTAAATAACCGACAGAATTAATTATTAGGAAtcaatcgagtaattaattttagttggaaACTAAAGTGTCTAGTTTTAAATTCTGTGAGTACCAATTCTTTGAAAAGCGCCTTGTGCTGGAGATAATAGAGTAATCGCAATTAGCAACGAAAATATCTTCGTTCCTGAGTTCCTCTTACCCATCACTATTACGGGAGCATCCATGGCAACCACACTCAAAGCATACTCTCTTTCTCATCAATGTCTTCTTCTGCCTCCCTACCTCTTCCCCCTCTCTCCCTAACCACCAAAAGCCACTCCCCGCTCTTCTCTCCTAAATCCCCCACTCTACTCCTCCTTCTTCCCTCCAACAACTTCTCGTCCCTCACATGCCGCTGCTCCACCTCTTCTCCTTCCAGTTCCGACCGCgaggagcagcgctggctccGCGAGGAGAAGCGTTGGATCCGCGAAGAGCAGCGCTGGCTCCGGGAGGAGCAGCGTTGGGCGCGTGAGCGGGACGCTCTGCTCCGGGAGATTGCCGAGCTCAGGATGCAGGTTCAGGCCCTGGAGCGACGGCTTCTGGCGCAGGAGGTTTCTTCTTCGGAGGCGGTTCCGAATGTGGCAGCGCTGTTGCAAGCTTTGAAGGATAAGAACCTTGTTTTGGAGAGTGGATCGAATTCGCAGCAGCAGAGGCTGGTACTGGtcgagaagaagaaggaggaactcgatgcagaaaaagaagaagaagaggttcTTGAGCATGAAAAGGAGGTTGTGCTTATTGAGGACGCTGCTGCTAAGGTTGAGAAGAGGATCACTCTGCGGATGGGTTCCGAAGGAGAACAAGTTCGAGAGATGCAGGTTTGTTGCAATTTTCTATTATTGTCATTATTacaattattgttattaattccCTCTTTACTTGTTTGTGCTGGGAATTGGTGTTTTTgtgattatttatttatttatttattttgtgtgGAATGAAATAATGATAGGAAGCGTTGCTGAAATTAGGATTTTACTCAGGCGAGGAGGACATGGAGTTTTCCAGCTTCTCCAGTGGCACTGAACGAGCTGTCAAGACTTGGCAAGTTAGTCCCccatttttctatttaaaaaaaatcgtTAATGGTGTTGTTAACttgttattaatattattttgcataaagttttttttatgtgaaattgCTGAGAGAAGATTATTGTATTTTTGTTATAAACTTATTGTACTAAAAGAGTTAAAAGACAGCTTGGTGCAAAGCATCCAGCATTATATGTTATGTAGGAACGTAGGCCTCTAAACCTGATTTGAACTCAGTGACCTTGTGGTCTCGTGGACAACTCAACTATTGTTTCAAAGCTCACTTTCAAAAACTGTTTTTCTGTATATCACGCCCTGTTGACTTGTTTTTCATGGGTTTTTTTCATATAAGGGTAATGACATTTTATTGACAGGCTGCATTAGGTGCCTCTGAGGATGGTGTTATGACATCTGAACTTCTTGAAAGGCTTTATTTGGAGATACAAACCAAGGATTCAGGCAATGCCAATGAAAACAGAAAATCCACTAGTGTTTCATCGCATGTATGCTGGTTATTAATTTGTAGCTTCTTGTTTACGTTAATCTTCTATGTTGCTTTTATTAAATTTCTGTCTGAAAACTTGGTTTCTGATAGAGCTTAAATGCTCTTCACTCATACGATTGgttatatatgtataaaataatgatgagagaaaatataaaaatggttttgaattgaATTTCTATTCTCCATGTGTTCTAGGAAGGGGAAAATGGAGCTGTGGTTGCTTCTGTGACAGAAATTTCAGAAGTTCAGCAGAAAGTTGTGAAGAAAGGTGACACAGAAATAGAAGCCACCCGTCGGGGAGTTTTTCTTCTTGGAGAGAATCGGTGGGAAGAACCCTCAAGACTCACCTCAAGTGATGGACTTGATAAGAGCAAGAAGAAGGATGGAACAACCAAATGCCTTCAATGTCGTGGGGAAGGCCGTTTGTTATGTACAGGTATGTACGGTCCAGTGACTACCAATTAGTCTCTTCAGGAACTCTTAATTCCAAGGAAATTTGTTTCAAGAGCTTTCATAATTCATTTGGAATAGAAGTAGTACACAAGTAACTTCTATAAAACACCATTCCATTTCTTAGCTGCCTGA from Arachis stenosperma cultivar V10309 chromosome 9, arast.V10309.gnm1.PFL2, whole genome shotgun sequence encodes the following:
- the LOC130947429 gene encoding protein disulfide isomerase pTAC5, chloroplastic gives rise to the protein MSSSASLPLPPLSLTTKSHSPLFSPKSPTLLLLLPSNNFSSLTCRCSTSSPSSSDREEQRWLREEKRWIREEQRWLREEQRWARERDALLREIAELRMQVQALERRLLAQEVSSSEAVPNVAALLQALKDKNLVLESGSNSQQQRLVLVEKKKEELDAEKEEEEVLEHEKEVVLIEDAAAKVEKRITLRMGSEGEQVREMQEALLKLGFYSGEEDMEFSSFSSGTERAVKTWQAALGASEDGVMTSELLERLYLEIQTKDSGNANENRKSTSVSSHEGENGAVVASVTEISEVQQKVVKKGDTEIEATRRGVFLLGENRWEEPSRLTSSDGLDKSKKKDGTTKCLQCRGEGRLLCTECDGSGEPNVEPQFLEWVDEDAKCPYCEGLGYTICDICGGKARV